From a single Lolium rigidum isolate FL_2022 chromosome 7, APGP_CSIRO_Lrig_0.1, whole genome shotgun sequence genomic region:
- the LOC124678500 gene encoding mitochondrial intermembrane space import and assembly protein 40 homolog isoform X2, giving the protein MLDFFVMHRAFSEDNNDSIDVKVQKALECPCVADLKSGPCGSGFIDAFSCFLRSTEEEKGSDCVKPFIALQNCIKENPEAVSKEILEEEENDEEAEKSNLKVRAPAWSREAKPKL; this is encoded by the exons ATGTTGGATTTTTTTGTAATGCACAGAGCGTTTAGTGAGGATAACAATGAC TCAATTGACGTGAAGGTACAGAAAGCTCTGGAATGTCCATGCGTTGCTGATTTGAAAAGTGGACCTTGTGGCAGTGGATTTATCGATGCATTTTCCTGCTTCCTGAGGAGTACCGAAGAAGAGAAG GGATCAGATTGTGTGAAGCCCTTCATCGCATTGCAGAACTGCATCAAGGAAAATCCGGAGGCAGTTTCTAAGGAGATTTTGGAAGAGGAGGAGAATGACGAGGAGGCTGAGAAGTCCAACCTGAAAGTTAGAGCTCCAGCATGGTCTAGAGAAGCCAAGCCAAAGCTTTGA
- the LOC124678500 gene encoding uncharacterized protein LOC124678500 isoform X1 yields the protein MLCEDIHSHAQVQSLHARSDELARSEEQMLVNLVSLESVRIAPESYELLSPLVDRASMICTELYRLSVVAGLALELHRLEHDLLPQVMDPEAKLDRGVLQAILLMKNSAIAIFDLGKAFKEAHISGQARLLSLLLHDATLRLLDMSSTIVSLREQHIPLLVQLVTALLAAPSV from the exons ATGCTCTGCGAAGACATCCACTCCCATGCCCAAGTCCAATCCCTGCATGCCCGCTCCGATGAGCTGGCCCGCTCCGAAGAGCAGATGCTTGTGAATCTTGTCTCTCTGGAGTCCGTGCGCATCGCTCCCGAGTCTTATGAACTCCTCAGCCCGCTGGTGGATAGGGCGTCCATGATATGCACCGAGCTGTATCGCCTCTCGGTCGTGGCAGGCTTGGCGCTGGAACTTCACAGGCTCGAGCATGATCTGTTACCCCAGGTCATGGATCCggaggccaagctggaccggggcGTCCTGCAAGCCATCCTACTCATGAAGAACTCAGCAATTGCGATCTTTGATCTGGGGAAGGCCTTTAAGGAAGCACACATCTCAGGCCAAGCCAGACTGCTGAGCCTACTGCTACACGATGCCACTCTTCGTTTACTGGACATGAGTTCCACCATAGTCTCGCTTCGGGAGCAGCATATCCCGTTGCTGGTCCAGCTGGTCACCGCTCTGTTGGCGGCCCCG AGCGTTTAG